GTCTTGGAGATAGACCTGAGGGCCTGGACACTGGAGGAGGTCCAAAGGGTAGAGGCGGGCCTAAAGGCCCTGAGCCCCGTCCTGGAAGGGGCGAGGCTGGAGCTTACGGGCGGCCTCAACCGCCCCCCCATGGAGCCCACCCCGGCGAGCCTGGCCCTTTTTGAGAAGGCGCGGGACCTGGGAAGGCGGCTGGGGCTGGACCTGAAGCCGGGCCGGGTGGGCGGGGGCTCGGACGGAAACTTCACCACCCCCTTCGCCCCCACCTTGGACGGCCTGGGCCTCTTCGGCCGGGATGCCCACCAGAAAAGGGAGGCGGTCCACCTGGGCGAGGTCCCCCGCCGGGTGGCCCTGCTCGCCCTCCTCCTTTCCGAGCTATGAGCCCTTCCGCGAGGAAGGTCCAGTCCATCCTGAGGGAGCGGGGTTTTGGACACCTCGAGGTCCTGGAGCTTCCCCGCTCCACCCGCACCGCCCAGGAGGCGGCCCAGGCGGTGGGGGTGGAGGTGGGGCAGATCGTCAAGAGCCTGGTCTTCCAGGGGGAGCGGGGGGCCTACCTCCTCCTGGTGAGCGGGAAGAACCGGGTGGACCTGGGCAAGGTGGGCCGCCTTTTGGGGCAGAAGGTGGCCCCGGCCCGGGCGGAGGCGGTGCGGTCCCTCACGGGCTTTGCCGTGGGCGGGGTTCCGCCCGTGGTGGGCTTGCCCGCCCTCATGGACCGGGACCTTCTGGCCTACCCCCAGGTCTGGGCCGCGGGGGGCACCCCGAACGCCCTCTTCGCCCTCACCCCCGGCGAGCTTCTGGCCCTGACGGGGGCCCAGGTGGTGGACCTGAAGGAGGAAGAATGTTCTGGAGACGGGACCCCTACTTGAAGCCCGACGGCCCCCAGGCCTTCCGGGTGCGGGTGCGAACCGGGAGCGAGGTGGTGGAGCTCCGCATCTCCCGCACCAGCGAGCTCAGCCCCACGGAAGAGGGGTACTACGTGCGGAAGGTCATCGTGGCCCCCAGGAGCCTCGAGCGGGCGGTCTTGGAGCTCTGGCTGGACCGACGGGGGAGGTTCCGGAGGGCGGAGGTGGAGGGCGGGGAGCTCCTTCCGTGGTAGAATAAGGCCAATATGGACAAGCTGCTCATCCTCCTGGGGCTTCTCCTGATGGCCTACAACCTGGCCCTCGGCTTCCGGCTCCGCCGGGCCGCCCCTGGGGGGGTCATCGGGGAGCGGAGCGGGCAGATGCTCTTCCTTGTCGGTTTCTTCGCTCTGGCCTACCTGGCCGTCCTCCTCCTCACCTGGGGCCAGTCCCCGGGGCTTTCGCAGTACCTCCTGGCGGCGGTCCTCTTCCTGGGGGCGGTCTTCGTCCTCCTGGTCCTGAGGCTTCTGGAAGCCGTTCTCGCCTCCTTGGAGTAGCATGGTCCTGCGCCGCAACCCCAACCCCCCGGTCCAGGGTTGGACCCCCACGGAGGCGGAGTGGCGGGTCTACACCCTTTGCGACGGCCGCCGCACCGAGGAGGAGGTGGCGCGGGAAAGCGGCCTGGGGGAGGAGGCGTACCTGATCCTGGCCCGCCTCCTGCGCCAGGGCCTGGTCCAGCCCGTGGAGGGGGCAAGGGAGCTTTGCGAGCGGATTGTGCGCCTTCTGGAGGCCCACCTGGGCGGGCGGGCTAAGCCCTTCGCCGAGCGGCTCAGGGCCTGCGACTCGAGGGAGCGCCTGGAGGAGGAGGCCCTGAAGGTGGCGCTCAAGGTCAAGCTCACCCTGGACAAAAAGGCGGGGGAGGCCCTGGAGAAGGCGATTCGGGAGATCTTCCGCTAAGGGGTGCGTAGACTGGAAGGATGAAGCCGCTTTCCGGCGTGCGGGTGCTGGACCTCTCCCGGGTCCTGGCGGGGCCGCTTTGCACCATGGTCCTGGCCGACCTGGGGGCGGAGGTCCTCAAGGTGGAGCCCCCCTGGGGGGACGAGACCCGGGCCTGGGGCCCGCCCTTCGTGGAGGGGGAGAGCGCCTACTTCCTCTCCGTGAACCGGGGGAAGAAGAGCCTGGCCTTGGACCTGAAGTCAAAGGAGGGGCAGGCCATCCTCCGGGCCCTGGCGCGGGAGGCGGACGTCCTCGTGGAGAACTACAAGGTGGGGGACCTGGCCCGCTACGGCCTGGACTACGCCTCCTTGCGGGAGGAGAACCCCCGCCTGGTCTACCTCTCCCTCACCGGCTTCGGCCAGACCGGCCCCCGGGCCCAGGAGCCGGGGTACGACGCGGCCCTGCAGGGGTACATCGGCATCATGTCCGTCACCGGGGAGCCGGACGGCCCGCCCATGAAGGTGGGGGTGGCCTGGGTGGACGTGATGACGGGGATGATGGGGGTGGCGGCGGTGCTGGCCGCCCTGCTGGAGCGGGAGAGGAGCGGCCTCGGCCAGCACATAGACCTTTCCCTCTTTGACGTGGGCCTGTTCGCCATGGCCAACCTGGCCCAGAGCTACCTCCTCACCCAGACCCCCCCGGGGCGGCTCGGCAACGCCCACGCCCAGATCGTCCCCTACGGGGCCTTCCCCGCCCAGGACGGCCACCTCGTCCTGGCGGTGGGCAACGACGAGCAGTTCCGGAGGCTCTGCCAGGTCCTGGACCTTCCCGCCCTGGCCGAGGACCCCCGCTTCGCCACCAACCGGGCCCGGGTGGAGCACCGCGAGGCCCTGGTCCCCCTCCTTTCCGAAAGGCTCCGGAGGCGGCCCCGCGCCTACTGGCTCGCCCGGCTCCGGGAGGTGGGGGTCCCCGCCGCCCCGGTGAACGACCTCGCGGAGGCCTTCCGGGACCCCCAGGCCGAGGCCCGGGGGGCGGTCTGGTGGCTCCACCACCCCCGGGTGGGCCCCCTGCCCACCTTGGCCGACCCCTTGCGCTTCTTCTCCCGCACCCCCCTGGGCCCGACCACCCCGCCCCCCCTTCTGGGGGAGCACACCCGGGAGGTCCTCCAGGGGCTGGGGTACGCCGAGGAGGAGATCGCCCGCCTGGCTCGAGCCGGCGTGGTCAAGGGGCCAGAACTTTAGGACCACCCCAGTTTGGCGCAAGCCAGGGGGGATGATACCCTTTTCTGCAGCTTCCTTCGCATACGCGGTCCCGTCAGAAGGCTCGGGAAAAGCTTTACCGGGGCCCCCGTCCCAGCGCAAGCTGGGACGGGGTGGTTCACCGGGGCCCCCATCCTGGCGCAAGCCAGGATGGGGTGGTATGAAAAAGCCCCCGGCTTCCCAGCGGCACCCGCCCGTGAGCGCTTAGGGCTGCTTCCTTCCGGACCTGACCCGGTTCACGCCCCGGGCGCCGCGCTGGACCGGGGGCATCCGGTAGTATAGCACCAAATGGGCGAGGAGGCGCTTTCCATCCAAAGGCTGAGCAAGCGCTATGGGAGGAGGCCGGTCCTCGAGGGGGTCAGCCTGAGCGTCCGCCTGGGGGAGGTCTACGCCCTGGCGGGCCCCAACGGCTCGGGCAAGACCACCCTGATCCGGCTGGCCACCGGCCTGGCCTTCCCCACCCAGGGGGAGGTCTTTCTCCTGGGGGAGGACGTGCACAAGACCCCCGCCGCCCGCAGGCACCTGGGGGCGGTGGTGGAAGCCCCCGCCGCCTTCTACCCCCATCTGACGGGGAGGGCGAACCTGGAGCGGCACGCCTACCTCCTGGGCCTCTCCCGGGCCGAGGAGCGCATCCGGGAGGTCCTGGCCCGGCTTCGGCTTTTGGCGGTGGCCGACCAGAAGGTGGGGGGGTACTCCCTGGGCCAAAGGCAGCGGCTGGGCCTGGCCGCGGCCCTCCTCTCCGACCCTAAGGTCCTGGTCCTGGACGAGCCCACCTCCGGCCTGGACCCCGAGGGGGTGGAGCTGGTCCACACCCTCTTGGCGGAGGCCTCGAGGGAGGGGCGGGCGGTCCTCCTCTCCACCCACCACCTGCGGGAGGTTTCGGCCTACGCCCACCGGGTGGGCATCCTGGGGGGCGGGCGGCTTCTGGAGGAGGTGGTTCTGGACGGGGTCCGGCGCTACGCCCTCGAGGTCTCGGAGCCGGAGCGGGCCCGGGCCTTCCTCCTCACCCAGCCCGGGGTCCTGCGGGCCAGCCTGATGCGGGGCCGGATCCTCCTGGAGGGGGACCCGGAGGCGGCGCTTTCCGCTCTGGTGCGGGAGGGGTTCAGGGTGCGGGCCTTCTACCCCCACACCTTTGACCTTCTGGACTACTACCAGGAGAAGGTGGCCCATGCTTAGGGTGATCCTCTGGGAGGTGGGCAAGCTCTTCCTCCTCCGCTCGGTGCGGCTGGGCCTCTTCTTTGCCTTCGTCCTCCCCTTCGTCTGGTCCTTGGCCCCGGGGCTCAAGGAGGTCTACGGCCTGGTCCTGGTCTCGGGGTGGCAGGTGGTGGCCCTGGGCCTCCTGGCGGGGATGGAGTTCCTCTTCCCCTTCCTGGTGGTTATGGCGGCTGCGGAGCTATTGGGCTTTGAGGTGGCCCAGGGCACCCTCAAGACCCTCCTCCTCAGGCCCCTCTCCCGCACCCGGCTCTACCTGGCCAAGCTCCTGGCCGCCCTCCTTTACCCTTTCGCCCTCCTTTTGGCAAGCTTCCTGGGCGGGGTTCTCGCGGGCCTTCCCCACGGCCTATCCGGCTTCTACGGAGGGACGGGGGTAGGGGAGGGGGGGTTCGCCGGGGTGGGGTACCTGGGGGCCGGGGAGGCCCTGGGCGAGCTGGTGCGGGCCCACCTCCTGGCCGGCCTGGTCCTCTGGCCCCTGGCCGCCTTGGCCCTCCTCTTCGCTGTGGTCTTCCTCTCCACCACCGCCGCCGCCTTGGCCAGCGTGGCCAGCCTCCTCCTGATGCGGCTCTTCGTGGCCTTCCCCGCGCTGAAGCCCTTCCTCCTCACCACCTATCTGGACCTCTACCTCCGCCCGGACGCCCTGGGCCTGGGCCTGCCCCTCCTCTTCATTTACACCCTGGGCTTCTCGGCCCTGGCCGCCCTCCTCTTTGAGCGGAAGGACCTTTAGGGGCATTCGTACCTTCCGTCACAAGGCCTCCGGGTTCACACTAGGGATAGGGGTACGGCCTATCCGTACCGAGGAGGTGGACGATGGCGACTAAGGTTCTGGTGCTGGGCGGCGGTTCGGGCGGGCTGGTGGCGGCGAACAAGGTGAAGAAGCTCCTGGGCGACCGGGTGGAGGTGGTCCTGGTGGACCGGAACACCCACCACGAGTTCATGCCCGCCTACCCCTGGGTGGCGTTCGGCATGCGGGAGCCCGAGCAGATCCGGCGCCCCCTGGCCAACCTGGAGAAGCGGGGGATCCAGTACCTCCAGGCCACGGTGGAGGCCCTGAACCCGGCGCAAAACACGGTGAAGACCAGCGCGGGCGAGCTTTCCTACGACTACCTGGTGGTCTCCCTGGGGGCTGAGGCCATGCCCTCCCCCGCGCCCGACAGTCACGCCCCCTGGAGCATGGCGGGGGCCTTGAAACTCCGGGAGGCCCTAAAGGGCTTCAAGGGGGGCCGGGTGGTGGTGGGGGTCTCCAGCCCCTACTACCCCTGCCCGCCCGCGCCCTACGAGGTGGCGGGGCAGGTGGAGTTCGCCCTAAAGGTCAAGGGGGTGCGGCAGGCGAGCAGCGTGGACGTGTTCCACATCAACCCCGCCCCTCTGGCGGGGATGGGCCCCATCATCTCGGGCAAGGTCCTGGAGATCCTGAAGTCCAAGGGCGTCCGCTTCCACGGGGAGTTTGAGCCGGCCTCCTTTGAGGGTGGGAAGGTGAAGGCCAAGGACGGCCGGGAGCTCCCCTACGACCTCTTGATCCTGGTGCCGCCCTTCGCCCCCAACAAGGTGGTCCGGGAGTCCCCCCTGGCGGGGCCCCAGGGCTTCCCCGAGGTGGACCCCTCCACCTTCCGCTCCAAGAAGTTCGGCAACGTCTTCGTCATCGGCGACACGGTGAACCCCGCCCTGATGCTCCCGCCCGCCGGGGTGGTGGCCCACTTCCAGGGGGAGTTCGTGGCCGGGGTGATCGCCTCCGACCTCAAGGGGGCCTACATCGGCGAGCCCTTCAACCCGGTGGCCATGTGCATCATGGACTTCGGGGACAACGCCCTCCTGCCCCAGTGCTCCTTTGACCGGGTCCTGGCCGGGACGGGCATGCCCTCCTGCGGGGTGATGGCGGTGGGCAAGTGGGTGCGGGTGACCAAGATCCTCTTTGAGGGCTTCTGGTTCGCCACGCTGATTGAGTAGGGGGGACGCCATGACGGTAGAGGAACGGCTCAGCCGGATTGAGGAAATCCTGGAGAAGAGCGGGGTGGGGCTCCTGGCCCAGGTGGGGGTGGGGGAGGCGCTCTCGGAGAACCTGGGCCTCATCATGGAGCCCAAGAACCTTCAGCTCCTCTCCCTCCTCGCCCGCTTCACCGAGCAGGCGGAGGCGCTGGAGAAGCTGGCGGAGACGCTGGAGAAGCTGGACCGCTCGGGGGCGCTGGCCTTTTTGGGCCACCTTTCCGAGAACTTCGGGGAGGGGCTGGGGATGCTGATGGAGCCCCAGCTTCTGCGCCTCGTTTCCCACGGGGCGAACGTCTTGGACCTCCTCTCCCGGATCGAGCCCGCGGCCATCGGGATGATGGTGGGGGCGGCCCAGAAGGCCATGGGCGAGACCTTCAGCCCCGAGGTGGTGAAGAATCCGCCCAAGGTGGGGCTTGCGGGGCTTCTGCGGCAGCTTTCCGACCCCGAGGTCCAGGAGGCGTTGGGGATTCTCTTCCTCCTCCTGAAGGCCCTGGCCCGCACGGTGCGGAACATGGGCGAGGAGATGAAGGGCCTCGAGGCCATGATGGCCAAGATGATGCCCAAGAAGTAGGCTACGGGGCGAAGTACCTTCGGACGAGCTCCCGCACCTCGGGCGGGGGCTCGGCCTTTTCCAGGTAGACCTCGGCGCTCCTCCGGACCTCAGGGGGCGGTCCCTCGGGCCAGGGGGAGGGAAGGGGGGAGGCGGCCTCCCCCTGGCCCGAGCCCAGGGGAAGGGGGGCCTGGGGGCCCGCCGGGGCCTCGAGGGGGGGCGGGGGAAGGGAGGGGCCCATCCCCTGGCCCGGCGCCCCTCCCAGAGGGCCGGGGGCCGGGCTGGACCCTTCCCGGCCGGGGGCCGGGGCTTCCCTTAGGGGGGCCTGGCCTGGTCCCTCCTGGGGCCTTGCGGCGCCCGCCCCCCCTTCCTTGGGGGTCTGGGGCGCTTGGGGGCCCGGACCGGAAGGGGCCCCATCCTCTCCGGCGGGCGCACCCCTTTCTTTTCCGGCGGAGGGGGGCGCCTCGCCGGGCGAACGCGCGCCCCCTCCTTGGGGGGATGAGGGCGCCTCCTGGGCCTGGCCGGGGGCCTGGGGGGCCAGCTGGGCGGGGGCCTCCGGCGGGAAGAGGAGGGGGGCGCGGGGGGAGGGGAGGAGGGTCCAGAGGAGGAGGGCCAGGTAGAGGAGGAAAAGGCCCCACGGAAAGGGGGGAAGGCGGGCCTCCACCCGGCGCGCCGCCTCCCAGAGGGGGGGCTCCGGGTACTCGAGGGCGGTCAGGTAGGCCAGGCCGTAGCGGCGGGCGATCTCCTTAAGGGCCCGGCCCTCAAAGAGCCGGGCGGGGAGGAGAAGGCCCAGGAGGGAGGGAAGGGGCCCCAGGAGGAGGAGAAGGAGGGCCAGAAGGAGCCGGGCCTTCCAGGCGAGCCGGCTCGCGTAGGCCCGGTGGAAGCCGGGGTACACCCCCCATTATGGCGCAAAAAGGGCCAGGGCGCTCACCACCGGCCGCAAAGGCTGGGGGCCCTGGCGGAGCTCCCCTTTGACCCAGAGCTGGACCGAGCCCCCGCCGTCCATCCGCAGGGCCTGCCACGCCCCCAGGCCCTCCAGGGCCCGGGCCAGGGTGGAAGGGGTGGTGGGCCCGGTGGCGAAGAGCCAGAGCCGCCCGTCCCGGAAGAGGGCCACCCCGGCCTGGGGGGCCAGGGCCTGGAGGGGGCGGGGGTCCTTGAAGTTCTCCTGCTCGGGGGCGAAGGCGTACCGGCCCTCCCGCACCAGGAGGGGGCCCCCTTCCAGGGCGAAGCGGAAGGGGGGCTCGAGGCGGCCGTAGAGGGAGAGGGGCTGTCCGGGGGCCAGGGGGAAGGGGGGGCTCCCCTGGGGGTAGGCCAGGCCCCAGTACCCCTCGGGAAGGGGGCAGGGGGCCTGGCAGAAGCCCTCCACCCGGTCCCCCCGGACCAGGGCCACCTCCTCCCCCGGCCGGCCCACGCTTCCCGGGACGGTGTAGGCGGTGTACCGGGCGGGGAGGAGGTTGAGCCCCACCCGGAGCGTCCTCTCCCCGCTTCTCACCACCGCCTCGTACCGGGGCAGGCCCAGGGTGAAGTCCCAGTCGTTCCAGAAGAGGGCGGTGCGGCCGTAGGGGTAGGAGACCGTGACCCCGTCCTGGACCCAGAGTCCGATGGGGGTGGCGGTCTTGGGGTCAAAGTAGCCGCCGTTCAGGACCGCCAGCGCCCCCGGGGCCAGGTCCTTGCCCAGGGCCCTTCTCCCCGGGGTCCCCACGGGGCGGAGAGCCCCCCGGCGGGCCTCCACCAGGTGGAGGCGGACGGGCTCAGGGCCGAAGCCCCAGACCTCCCGGTAGCGCACCCCCTCGGCCAGGGGCTCGCTCCTTTCGGGGGGGAGGTAGTAGAGGTCCAGGACCAGCCGGTCGGGGTCCTTCAGGGGGAAGAGGCGGAAGCGGTAGAACCGGCCCGGCGGGGGCTCGAGGCTAAGCTCCGTCTTTTCGGGCAGAAGCCGCACCCGAAAGGGAAAGGGCAGGCGGGCCTCTAGAAGCTCCGGCAGGAAGTAGGGAAGGCTCAGAAGGAGCCGCCCGGGGTAGCTCCCCTCCTCCGGGGGGCCAGGGTAGGGGGCGGGCAGGTCCAGGACCAGGCGCAGATACCCCTCCTCCGCCCGGAGGCGCACCCTGGCCTCGGGGGCCTTGAAGTAGCCAAGAGCCTGCAAAAGCTCCAGGGAAAGCCCCCCCTCGGGCGGGGGGAGGTCCTGTGGGGGCTCGGCCCAGCCGACCCCGGGGACGTAGACCAGGCGGAACCCCTCCCCCTCGTAGACCCAGGCCCCGCCCTCCTCGCGGAAGGAGAGGCCGAAGGTCTCGGGGGGGTAGGTCTGGGCTAGGGCGAGGCCGAGGAGGACGAGGAGGAGCCAGGGCATACCCCCATTACAAAGGAGAGGGGGATGAAGGGCATGAGACAACCCCAAAGGCCGAAAGGGCCTGGGACTACCCCTTGACCACGATGAGGGGCCTCAGCCGGGCCACGACCCGGCCGATCCCCGCCCCCTCCACCGCCCGCACCACCTCGCTCACGTCCTTGTAGGCCTCGGGCATCTCCTCGTCCACCGTGGCCCGGGTGGCCGCCCGCACCAGGATGCCCTTCTCCTCGAGCTCCCGCACCAGGTTCCGCGTGCGGGCCACCTTCTTGGCCTGGTGCCGGCTCATCTTGCGCCCCGCCCCGTGGCAGCTGGAGCCGAAGGAGACCTCCATGGCCTTCTGTGTTCCCACCAGGATGTAGGAGTAGCGGCCCATGTCCCCGGGCACCAGGACGGGCTGGCCCACCTTCCGGTACTCCGGGGGGATCTCGGGGTGGTGGGGGCCGAAGGCCCGGGTCGCCCCCTTGCGGTGGACCAGGACCCTCCGCCCCTTGTGCTCCTCAAACTTGGCGTTGTTGTGGGCCAGGTCGTAGAGGACCCGGAGGCCGTGCGCCCTGGGGGGAAAGCCCGCCTTCTCAAAGGCCTCCCGCACGAAGTGGGCGATGAGCTGGCGGTTGGCGAAGGCGAAGTTGGCGGCGGCGGCCATGGCCTGGAGGTAGTCCTGCCCCTCGGGGCTTTTGATGGGGGCGGCGGCGAGCTGCTTGTCCACAAGCTCTATCCCGTACCTCGAGGCGACCTTCAGGAAGCGCTCCACGTAGTCCTGGCAGACCTGGTGGCCCAGCCCCCGGCTTCCCGTGTGGATGAGGACGGTGACCTGGTCCCGGAAGAGACCCAAAGCCTCCGCCGCCTCCTCGTCGTAGACCTCGTCCACGTACTGGACCTCGAGGAAGTGGTTCCCGCTCCCCAGGGTGCCGAGCTGGGGCGCCCCCCGCTCAAAGGCCCGCTCCGAGACCTTGTCCGGGTTGGCCCAGGGGAGGCGGCCCTCCGACTCGATGAAGCGCAGGTCCTCGGCCTCGCCGAAGCCCCGCTTCACCAGCCAGCCTGCCCCCTCCTTCAGGATCTCCTTGAGCTCCCGCCGGCTGAAGCGCACGTCCCGCCGCTCGCTCCCCACCCCGGAGGGCACCTCCCGGTAGAGGAGGTCGGCGAGGCGGGCTTGGTGGGGCTTCAGCTCCTCCCGGGTCAGGTGGGAGACCAGGAGCCGGACCCCGCAGTTGGAGACCACGAAGTTCTCGGCCACGAAGTTGTGGTCGGGGTGGGCCATGGAGAGGTCGTAGACCCGGCCCCCGTGGGGGACCCGCTCCACCGCTGCCACCCGGTCCAGGGGCATGGGGCCCGCCTCCTTTAGGAACTCGTAGAAGCTGGGGAAGCCCTGCCCCGCCCCCGGGCGCCGGGGAAAGCCCGGGGCCACCAGCGCCTCCCGCCCGACCAAGGCCTTTTTCCGGAGATAGAGGGCGGCCAGAAGGGCGAGCCGGGCCTTGGTGGGGGCGTAGGCGTAGCCCACCCGCTCGTAGAGGAGGAGGAGGTTCTTGGGGTCGGCGCTCAGGTGGAGGGTGAAGCCCTCGGCCTCCTCCCGCAGCTTTTGGACCTCGAGCCCCACCCCCTCCACCAAATGGACCAGGTCTTCCAGGAGGGCCCGGCTTCCTTGGAGAAAGAGGAGGGGGGCCAAAAGCCCTTGGCCGTCCGCCCTGGGGGCAGAGAGGCCGGCCCCGAAGAGCCCGGCCAGGAAGTTGGCCTTAAGCCAGGCGGGAAGGACGAGGAGCGCGCCACGAAGCCGCCCTTCCCCCTCGGCCAGGCCCAGGGCCCGGAGGAGGAAGAGGGCCCGGGAAGACGCCCTGAGCCCGGACGCACCCAATAGACCCCGGAAGCCCAGGCGGAGGAGGTCGGCCTGGGCCTCCTTAAGCCCCGCCTCCTCCCCGTGAAGGACCAGGCGCTCCCGCCAAAGGCCCCCGCTTCCCAGGGCGTAGCCCAAAAGCCGGAGGAGGGCCGGGAGGTCGGGGTGGTCTGCCCGCAAGGGGAGGAGGCCCCGGGCCTTAAAGTAGGCGGCCGCCCGAAGGCCCAGCCGCTTTTGGGCCTCCTCCTCGCCCAGGAGGAGAAGGTCCGGGGGGGGCTCGTGGGGGAAGCCCTGGAAGGGGTGGACCGCCACCCGGTCCCCCGGCCGCAGCTCTCCCAAAGGCCGCATCCCCTCCGGGGTGTAGACAGGGTGGTCGGGGGTAGCCTCCAGGACGAACCCCCCCTCGGTGGAAAGCCGGACCAGCTCCTCCCCTTCCCGCGAGAGGAGCAGGAGGGCCCTCGCCCCCTCGGGCCCCACCCCGAGCCGCCAGGCCACGAGCCGGGGGTCCTTCTCCTCCGCCAGGGCCTCTATGGGCTTGGTGTACCGGTCCTGGAAGAGGACCCGGGTGCCCGCGGGCAGGCAGTTGATGTCAAACCCGATCCCGCCCGGGCTCACCACCCCGCCCTCCTCCGGGTCAAAGGCCGCCACCCCGCCCACGGGGAAGCCGTAGCCCCAGTGGATGTCGGGCATGGCCAGGGCGGGCTCCACGATCCCGGGGAGGGTGGCCACGTTCATGAGCTGCTGCAAGGAGGCGTACCCCTCGGCCTCGAGGTCCTTCAGGATCTCCTCCGAGGCGAAGAAGACCGCGTCCACCCGCATCTTCCCCTGCCGGGGGATGCGGTAGGTGTAGGGACCGACCCGTTCAAACCGCACGGCCCACCCCCGAAAAAAAACCGCCGGGCTTCTCGCCCGGGCTTATCTTTAACATACCACGGTATGCGCTATGCGTCAAGGGTATGCGGCGAAACCCCCTCCTAGACGCCACTCTCAGGCCCTCAGGGCGGGGGGTGGGGCCTCCCCCCAGGCCAGTTCCACCAGGGCGATGAGCTCGTCCACCGGGACCCCGTAGTCCCGGGAGAGCCGGGCCACCTCCTGGCCCAGCCGCTTGAGGTGGGGCAGGTGGGCCTCGTCCGTCTCCTCGGCCAGGCCCAGGAGCCAGGAGAGGAGCTCCCGGGCCTCCTCGTCGGTCAGGCCCTCGGTCAGGGCCTCGTCGCTTAGGAAGAGTTCAGCGTAGTTTTCCATGGGGCGGACACCCTTTTGGCCTTCCTACTCCAAGAAGCCCTTTGGCGAGCGCTTCACCGCTCCCCCCTTCCTGGCGCAAGCCGGGACGGGTTGGCATAAAGCGTTTCCTCCTTGCCCACAAAGCCCAGCCTGCGGACCAGGGCCTCGAGGTAGAGGGGGTCCTGGGCGGCCTCCGCCTCGGCCCTAAGCCGCTCCACCCGGGTGCGGGCGGCCTGGAGGGCGGCCTCGAGGCGGGCCTTCTCCAGGGCGAGCGCCCGGGCCCGGAAAAGCTCCTGGCCGAACAGGAAGGCCAGGTGGGCCAGGCCCAGGGCGAAGAGGTAGACCAGCAGGCGGTGGCTAGGGCGCTCCAAGGCTCCCCTATTATACGCCCGCCTCCTTCCAGGCACCCTCCCCGCCCAAACCGGACCGGGTTAAAACCTACAATTCTACCCCCAAAATCACCCAGGGCATATTGCATTTGCACCAAAAGGGTGTATATTGGAAAAGAAAGGAGGTTGGGATGGCAAGGACCAAGGAAAAGGAAAGCTATCGGAGCCGGCTTAGGGGCGTGGGCCTGCGGCACACCATGCCGCGGGAGCGGATTCTCGCCTACCTGGACCGGAAGAACGTCCACCCCACCGCGGAGGAGCTCTACCAGGGGCTGAAGCGCAGGGGGTTCTCCATCGGCCTCTCCACCATTTACCTCAACCTGCACGTCCTGCGGGAGCACGGCCTCATCTACGAGTTCAAGGACCCCAAGGGCGAGACCCGGTTTGACGGCTGGACGGAGCCCCACGCCCACCTGGCCGACCTGGAGACGGGCAAGGTGGTGGACGTGCCCCTCAAGGACCTGGGCCTGGACCGGGAGGCCTTCTTGCAGGAGATGGCCGCCAAGACCGGCTGGGACCTGAAGGACTTCCGCCTCGAGCTCCGGGGCACCCCGCCCGCCAAGGAGTAAACGCCTTCTTAGGCCCCCACCCTGGCCTTCGCCAGGGTGGGGTTTACTGCAGGAAGCGGAGTAGGGTCCGCACCCCGAACCCTGTCCCCCCCACGGGGCCCAGGGGGTGGGGCTTAGAGGCGTAGGCGGGGCCCGCGATGTCCAGGTGGGCGAAGGGCACCTTGACGAACTCGGCCAGGAACAAGGCGGCGGTGATCGCCCCGCCGCCGCGGTCCCCCACGTTCTTCAGGTCGGCGAACTCGCTTTTGAGCTTCTCCCGGTAGGCCTCCTCCAGGGGCATGGGCCAGACCTTCTCCCCCGCCTCCTTGGCCGCCTGTAGGAGGCGGCGCTCCAGGCGGGGGTCGGTGGAGAAGAGGGCCGCCACCTTCTCCCCCAGGGCCACCACCGCCGCCCCAGTGAGAGTGGAGAGCTCCACAATGGCCTCCGCCCCTTCCTTTTCCGCGTAGGCCAGGGCGTCCGCCAGGGTGAGCCGCCCCTCCGCGTCGGTGTTCAGCACCTCTATGGTCTTGCCGCTATAGCTTTTCAGGATGTCCTGCACCCGGTAGGCGGAGCCGGAGATCATGTTCTCCGCCGCGGCGATGTAGGCCCGGACCTCGAGGGAGGGCCTAAGCTGGGCGACCGCCCGCATCGCGCCCAGGACGGCCGCCGC
This genomic stretch from Thermus filiformis harbors:
- a CDS encoding phosphodiester glycosidase family protein — translated: MPWLLLVLLGLALAQTYPPETFGLSFREEGGAWVYEGEGFRLVYVPGVGWAEPPQDLPPPEGGLSLELLQALGYFKAPEARVRLRAEEGYLRLVLDLPAPYPGPPEEGSYPGRLLLSLPYFLPELLEARLPFPFRVRLLPEKTELSLEPPPGRFYRFRLFPLKDPDRLVLDLYYLPPERSEPLAEGVRYREVWGFGPEPVRLHLVEARRGALRPVGTPGRRALGKDLAPGALAVLNGGYFDPKTATPIGLWVQDGVTVSYPYGRTALFWNDWDFTLGLPRYEAVVRSGERTLRVGLNLLPARYTAYTVPGSVGRPGEEVALVRGDRVEGFCQAPCPLPEGYWGLAYPQGSPPFPLAPGQPLSLYGRLEPPFRFALEGGPLLVREGRYAFAPEQENFKDPRPLQALAPQAGVALFRDGRLWLFATGPTTPSTLARALEGLGAWQALRMDGGGSVQLWVKGELRQGPQPLRPVVSALALFAP
- a CDS encoding RNA-splicing ligase RtcB, which encodes MRFERVGPYTYRIPRQGKMRVDAVFFASEEILKDLEAEGYASLQQLMNVATLPGIVEPALAMPDIHWGYGFPVGGVAAFDPEEGGVVSPGGIGFDINCLPAGTRVLFQDRYTKPIEALAEEKDPRLVAWRLGVGPEGARALLLLSREGEELVRLSTEGGFVLEATPDHPVYTPEGMRPLGELRPGDRVAVHPFQGFPHEPPPDLLLLGEEEAQKRLGLRAAAYFKARGLLPLRADHPDLPALLRLLGYALGSGGLWRERLVLHGEEAGLKEAQADLLRLGFRGLLGASGLRASSRALFLLRALGLAEGEGRLRGALLVLPAWLKANFLAGLFGAGLSAPRADGQGLLAPLLFLQGSRALLEDLVHLVEGVGLEVQKLREEAEGFTLHLSADPKNLLLLYERVGYAYAPTKARLALLAALYLRKKALVGREALVAPGFPRRPGAGQGFPSFYEFLKEAGPMPLDRVAAVERVPHGGRVYDLSMAHPDHNFVAENFVVSNCGVRLLVSHLTREELKPHQARLADLLYREVPSGVGSERRDVRFSRRELKEILKEGAGWLVKRGFGEAEDLRFIESEGRLPWANPDKVSERAFERGAPQLGTLGSGNHFLEVQYVDEVYDEEAAEALGLFRDQVTVLIHTGSRGLGHQVCQDYVERFLKVASRYGIELVDKQLAAAPIKSPEGQDYLQAMAAAANFAFANRQLIAHFVREAFEKAGFPPRAHGLRVLYDLAHNNAKFEEHKGRRVLVHRKGATRAFGPHHPEIPPEYRKVGQPVLVPGDMGRYSYILVGTQKAMEVSFGSSCHGAGRKMSRHQAKKVARTRNLVRELEEKGILVRAATRATVDEEMPEAYKDVSEVVRAVEGAGIGRVVARLRPLIVVKG
- a CDS encoding septum formation initiator family protein; the encoded protein is MERPSHRLLVYLFALGLAHLAFLFGQELFRARALALEKARLEAALQAARTRVERLRAEAEAAQDPLYLEALVRRLGFVGKEETLYANPSRLAPGRGER
- a CDS encoding Fur family transcriptional regulator — encoded protein: MARTKEKESYRSRLRGVGLRHTMPRERILAYLDRKNVHPTAEELYQGLKRRGFSIGLSTIYLNLHVLREHGLIYEFKDPKGETRFDGWTEPHAHLADLETGKVVDVPLKDLGLDREAFLQEMAAKTGWDLKDFRLELRGTPPAKE